One genomic window of Hemitrygon akajei chromosome 1, sHemAka1.3, whole genome shotgun sequence includes the following:
- the snap47 gene encoding synaptosomal-associated protein 47 isoform X1 → MNKDLCIHSWPGSYYLQSEKRWVYGKLSLTPYQLAFTSDKEGVTLISFKLSGITGIKKETSSFIFSSLTVLVGDGEKHWFSSLQPNRTVVFNVLEHFWRAQLLSSGGEEVEADMRPMSKGRELINLASSSQQRLGDTAKVLHHQGEQFDRIMNGLDKIESDLDVANRLLTELETPPWWPFSSRFRKTQQEGKDKPESLPSSQAFGKDGLILKIPILYSQGPDANLKQGTLAVLCSGLEIKDTNEQLVHKYRREDVDDIKVQSPYEIVVRQRFIGKPDISFTLQSARMTDVISIVEIQYAKKVQFKEDLLGLFRPEDSSVSENLGMGTSLWNAATGFLDRVMHPASASGGQMSQQVCEQTVSEAEAQELRQILRKLKSIALDTEAELERQNEVLDVIGSSTDQATSRINTSHRRIRKLL, encoded by the exons ATGAACAAAGACTTGTGCATCCATTCGTGGCCTGGTTCTTACTATCTACAGAGTGAGAAGCGATGGGTTTATGGGAAGCTCTCACTCACACCATACCAGTTGGCTTTCACATCTGACAAAGAAGGGGTCACTCTGATCAGCTTCAAACTCTCTGGCATCACTGGCATCAAAAAGGAAACATCCAGCTTCATATTTAGCTCGCTAACTGTGCTGGTAGGTGATGGTGAGAAGCACTGGTTTAGTTCACTTCAACCCAACCGAACGGTGGTGTTCAATGTTCTTGAGCATTTCTGGCGAGCACAGCTGCTCTCATCAGGAGGAGAAGAGGTGGAGGCTGACATGAGGCCCATGTCAAAGGGCAGGGAGTTGATCAACCTGGCGTCCAGTTCTCAGCAACGCTTGGGAGACACAGCCAAAGTGCTGCATCATCAGGGTGAACAATTTGATCGCATCATGAATGGGCTAGACAAGATCGAGTCAGACTTGGATGTAGCAAACAG ACTATTAACTGAGCTGGAGACTCCACCGTGGTGGCCTTTCAGCAGTCGCTTCCGAAAGACTCAACAGGAAGGGAAGGATAAGCCAGAATCTCTGCCTTCTTCACAGGCTTTCGGAAAGGATGGCTTGATATTAAAAATCCCCATCCTTTACTCCCAGGGTCCAGATGCCAACCTAAAACAGGGTACACTCGCAGTTCTTTGCTCAGGTTTGGAAATTAAGGATACAAATGAGCAGCTTGTGCACAAGTACCGGCGGGAAGATGTTGACGATATTAAAGTGCAGAGTCCTTATGAAATCGTTGTGCGCCAGAGGTTTATCGGGAAGCCTGACATCTCGTTTACATTGCAGTCTGCAAGGATGACTGATGTGATTTCCATTGTAGAGATCCAATATGCCAAAAAAGTGCAGTTTAAAGAGGACCTATTAGGACTCTTCAGACCAGAGGATTCTTCTGTTTCAGAGAACCTTGGCATGGGCACCTCCTTATGGAATGCAG CAACTGGCTTCTTGGATAGGGTAATGCATCCTGCCTCAGCAAGTGGTGGACAAATGTCCCAACAGGTGTGTGAGCAGACAGTCTCAGAGGCTGAAGCTCAAGAGCTGAGACAG attctacGGAAGCTGAAGAGTATCGCATTGGACACAGAGGCTGAGCTGGAACGCCAGAATGAAGTGCTGGATGTCATAGGTTCTTCAACAGACCAAGCAACATCCCGGATAAACACCAGTCACAGACGAATACGGAAACTTTTGTAG
- the snap47 gene encoding synaptosomal-associated protein 47 isoform X2, which produces MNKDLCIHSWPGSYYLQSEKRWVYGKLSLTPYQLAFTSDKEGVTLISFKLSGITGIKKETSSFIFSSLTVLVGDGEKHWFSSLQPNRTVVFNVLEHFWRAQLLSSGGEEVEADMRPMSKGRELINLASSSQQRLGDTAKVLHHQGEQFDRIMNGLDKIESDLDVANRLLTELETPPWWPFSSRFRKTQQEGKDKPESLPSSQAFGKDGLILKIPILYSQGPDANLKQGTLAVLCSGLEIKDTNEQLVHKYRREDVDDIKVQSPYEIVVRQRFIGKPDISFTLQSARMTDVISIVEIQYAKKVQFKEDLLGLFRPEDSSVSENLGMGTSLWNADSTEAEEYRIGHRG; this is translated from the exons ATGAACAAAGACTTGTGCATCCATTCGTGGCCTGGTTCTTACTATCTACAGAGTGAGAAGCGATGGGTTTATGGGAAGCTCTCACTCACACCATACCAGTTGGCTTTCACATCTGACAAAGAAGGGGTCACTCTGATCAGCTTCAAACTCTCTGGCATCACTGGCATCAAAAAGGAAACATCCAGCTTCATATTTAGCTCGCTAACTGTGCTGGTAGGTGATGGTGAGAAGCACTGGTTTAGTTCACTTCAACCCAACCGAACGGTGGTGTTCAATGTTCTTGAGCATTTCTGGCGAGCACAGCTGCTCTCATCAGGAGGAGAAGAGGTGGAGGCTGACATGAGGCCCATGTCAAAGGGCAGGGAGTTGATCAACCTGGCGTCCAGTTCTCAGCAACGCTTGGGAGACACAGCCAAAGTGCTGCATCATCAGGGTGAACAATTTGATCGCATCATGAATGGGCTAGACAAGATCGAGTCAGACTTGGATGTAGCAAACAG ACTATTAACTGAGCTGGAGACTCCACCGTGGTGGCCTTTCAGCAGTCGCTTCCGAAAGACTCAACAGGAAGGGAAGGATAAGCCAGAATCTCTGCCTTCTTCACAGGCTTTCGGAAAGGATGGCTTGATATTAAAAATCCCCATCCTTTACTCCCAGGGTCCAGATGCCAACCTAAAACAGGGTACACTCGCAGTTCTTTGCTCAGGTTTGGAAATTAAGGATACAAATGAGCAGCTTGTGCACAAGTACCGGCGGGAAGATGTTGACGATATTAAAGTGCAGAGTCCTTATGAAATCGTTGTGCGCCAGAGGTTTATCGGGAAGCCTGACATCTCGTTTACATTGCAGTCTGCAAGGATGACTGATGTGATTTCCATTGTAGAGATCCAATATGCCAAAAAAGTGCAGTTTAAAGAGGACCTATTAGGACTCTTCAGACCAGAGGATTCTTCTGTTTCAGAGAACCTTGGCATGGGCACCTCCTTATGGAATGCAG attctacGGAAGCTGAAGAGTATCGCATTGGACACAGAGGCTGA